One Gordonia zhaorongruii DNA segment encodes these proteins:
- a CDS encoding esterase/lipase family protein, whose product MRIPRAAVERAMVGSITSTIRAGQKLTQPLLALGNQVVQRFPREIVPLGGEENDAQGRVVYDFFAGIGPELAHPGGSLPGSNQWGVPCDPEHPIPVILVHGTAGGAQTNWGTYVPLLAAAGYSVFALTYGAVEDSRWPISALGGMKPIEESAAEFGEFAEKVMASTGADQVHVVGHSQGTLVPNYWAKHLGGEGKIAKYVSLAPLWQGTTVLDGAHNLFQRMHTRYGVNPADVVPCRALPQMRAGSDFIRAMNDDDGPYLPGIEYTNISTVHDELVRPYMSGQVSGGPQRQVTNMILQNGCNKDFSDHLGICGSPRAAAHVLNALDDHPNRVVPCQMVAPFFGSPLLRRTGGVPEFIKPFAAPASSTPSERVVATY is encoded by the coding sequence GTGCGAATCCCACGCGCTGCCGTCGAGCGTGCGATGGTCGGTTCAATCACCAGCACCATCCGGGCGGGGCAGAAGCTGACGCAGCCGCTGCTCGCGCTCGGCAACCAGGTGGTGCAGCGGTTCCCGCGTGAGATCGTCCCGCTCGGCGGTGAGGAGAACGACGCGCAGGGCCGCGTCGTCTACGACTTCTTCGCCGGTATCGGCCCCGAGCTGGCGCATCCGGGCGGGTCGCTTCCCGGGTCGAACCAGTGGGGCGTCCCGTGCGATCCGGAGCATCCGATCCCGGTGATCCTCGTGCACGGCACCGCCGGCGGAGCCCAGACCAACTGGGGGACCTACGTTCCGTTGCTGGCAGCCGCCGGGTACTCGGTATTCGCGCTGACCTACGGTGCGGTCGAGGACTCTCGGTGGCCCATCTCGGCGCTCGGCGGTATGAAGCCGATCGAGGAGAGTGCCGCCGAGTTCGGCGAATTCGCCGAGAAGGTGATGGCTTCCACCGGGGCGGACCAGGTGCACGTCGTCGGCCATTCCCAGGGCACCTTGGTCCCGAACTACTGGGCGAAGCACCTCGGTGGCGAAGGCAAGATCGCCAAGTACGTGTCGCTGGCGCCCCTCTGGCAGGGCACCACCGTCCTGGACGGTGCTCACAACCTCTTTCAGCGCATGCACACCCGCTACGGAGTCAACCCGGCCGACGTCGTCCCGTGCCGGGCCCTGCCGCAGATGCGTGCGGGGTCGGACTTCATCCGCGCGATGAACGACGACGACGGACCGTATCTGCCGGGCATCGAGTACACGAACATCTCGACGGTGCACGACGAACTGGTGCGTCCGTACATGTCGGGGCAGGTGTCCGGCGGCCCGCAGCGGCAGGTCACCAACATGATCCTTCAGAACGGCTGCAACAAGGACTTCTCGGACCATCTCGGTATCTGCGGTTCACCGCGTGCGGCCGCGCACGTTCTCAACGCGTTGGACGATCATCCCAACCGGGTGGTGCCATGCCAGATGGTGGCGCCGTTCTTCGGGTCCCCGCTCCTGCGCCGCACCGGTGGCGTACCCGAATTCATCAAGCCGTTCGCGGCGCCAGCGAGCAGTACGCCGTCGGAGCGGGTCGTGGCGACCTACTGA